In the genome of Limnobaculum zhutongyuii, one region contains:
- a CDS encoding DUF1090 domain-containing protein gives MSKAKLLILPLVLAMGVGFSSMASAAGNDCAAKRAAIENQIREAQKYGNANKVAGLKKALSELNANCTNGGLVKDAEKKVAKLEKKLNEKQEDVREVQADLREAQAKGDAKKVAKYQSKLQEKQSDVKEVTADLNQARAELAALKG, from the coding sequence ATGAGCAAAGCTAAATTACTGATTTTACCTTTAGTACTGGCAATGGGCGTTGGTTTCTCTTCTATGGCATCAGCTGCCGGTAATGACTGTGCTGCTAAGCGTGCTGCTATTGAAAACCAAATCAGAGAAGCGCAAAAGTATGGTAACGCGAACAAAGTTGCCGGCCTGAAAAAAGCACTGAGCGAACTGAACGCTAACTGCACCAACGGCGGCCTGGTTAAAGATGCAGAGAAGAAAGTTGCCAAACTGGAAAAGAAACTGAACGAAAAGCAAGAAGATGTACGTGAAGTACAGGCTGACCTGCGTGAAGCTCAGGCTAAAGGCGATGCTAAGAAAGTTGCTAAATACCAAAGCAAACTGCAGGAAAAGCAGAGTGATGTTAAAGAAGTGACTGCTGACCTGAATCAGGCACGTGCCGAACTGGCTGCCCTGAAAGGCTAA
- a CDS encoding Hpt domain-containing protein, which translates to MNDCLFKPINLKGLMEKLATLITTSPESESEAEPVTFNVASLPAALQQPEVLAEFITTLQQCLTEDAAALTAEAERETLNVENIAALAHKLAGSAHLVHDAGLAQACQQLRQQCDREGIARVQQHIASLQMQLRTTNG; encoded by the coding sequence ATGAACGATTGTCTGTTTAAACCAATCAACCTGAAGGGGTTAATGGAAAAGCTGGCTACCCTGATAACCACATCGCCGGAGTCTGAGTCTGAAGCCGAACCGGTAACATTCAATGTTGCCAGTTTACCGGCCGCATTACAGCAGCCGGAGGTATTGGCGGAATTTATCACCACCTTACAACAATGCCTGACAGAGGACGCGGCAGCATTAACCGCAGAGGCAGAAAGGGAAACGCTGAACGTGGAAAACATCGCCGCTCTGGCACATAAACTGGCAGGATCGGCCCATCTGGTTCATGACGCCGGACTGGCTCAGGCATGCCAGCAATTGCGGCAACAGTGCGACCGGGAAGGAATAGCGCGGGTTCAACAGCACATTGCCAGCCTGCAAATGCAACTACGGACTACAAACGGTTAA